Proteins from one Streptosporangium becharense genomic window:
- a CDS encoding serpin family protein: MRRLLTALLTRAARPGTDPNMLVATGVRRKRPVAPPVAETVRGLAAFGHALFAQAAAPEANAVLSPLSIGYAFGMARAGAAAATAVQLDRVFGFPTRGPHTALNALTRRILTTGGSPPRSGRAVRTRPEPPVLAMASGLFTRQGLSVRPGFLHTLAAQYGTGVREVDFTRDAAQIIDAWAARETAGRITKVFDHLAPDTQLVLANAVYFKAGWEWPFTDPPERGAAFTRADGTVVRTDLMRRSGTVPYAAGPGWQAVELRYTGGELVMWVLLPEAGGSPVGLLAPEVMTRVAAELEERQVELALPRWDFSTRLDLLESLSALGLTGTDYSGIAEEIFLEQAIHRAAVTVDERGTEAAAVTALASAPTGPPPPPPKPVRVRADRPFAFAIVHRPTLMPLFIGQVADPVAKG; the protein is encoded by the coding sequence GTGCGCCGACTGCTCACCGCCCTGCTGACCCGCGCCGCTCGCCCGGGAACCGACCCGAACATGCTCGTCGCCACGGGGGTACGGCGGAAAAGGCCGGTCGCTCCGCCGGTCGCGGAGACCGTGCGCGGGCTCGCCGCCTTCGGCCACGCCCTGTTCGCACAGGCCGCCGCGCCGGAGGCCAACGCGGTCCTGTCGCCGCTGAGCATCGGTTATGCCTTCGGCATGGCCCGGGCGGGCGCCGCCGCGGCCACCGCCGTCCAGCTCGACCGGGTCTTCGGCTTTCCCACCCGGGGGCCGCACACCGCGCTCAACGCGCTCACCCGGCGGATTCTCACCACCGGCGGCTCGCCGCCCCGCTCTGGGCGGGCGGTGCGGACCAGGCCGGAGCCGCCGGTCCTCGCCATGGCGAGCGGGCTGTTCACCCGGCAGGGGCTGAGCGTCCGGCCCGGGTTCCTGCACACGCTCGCCGCTCAGTACGGCACCGGCGTGCGCGAGGTGGACTTCACCCGCGATGCCGCCCAGATCATCGACGCGTGGGCGGCCCGGGAGACGGCCGGGCGGATCACGAAGGTGTTCGACCACTTGGCCCCCGACACCCAGCTCGTCCTTGCCAACGCCGTGTACTTCAAGGCCGGCTGGGAATGGCCGTTCACCGATCCGCCTGAGCGAGGCGCCGCCTTCACCCGGGCGGACGGCACGGTCGTGCGGACGGACCTGATGCGCCGGTCCGGCACCGTTCCGTACGCCGCCGGGCCGGGCTGGCAGGCGGTGGAGCTGCGCTACACCGGGGGCGAGCTGGTCATGTGGGTGCTGCTACCTGAGGCGGGCGGCTCCCCCGTCGGCCTGCTCGCCCCGGAGGTGATGACGCGGGTGGCCGCCGAGCTGGAGGAGCGTCAGGTCGAGCTCGCCCTTCCCCGCTGGGACTTCTCCACCCGTCTGGACCTCCTGGAGTCGCTCTCCGCGCTCGGGCTGACGGGCACCGACTACTCCGGCATCGCCGAGGAGATCTTCCTCGAACAGGCGATCCACCGTGCCGCCGTGACCGTCGACGAGCGGGGCACCGAGGCTGCCGCCGTCACCGCGCTGGCCTCCGCACCTACGGGCCCACCCCCGCCCCCGCCCAAGCCCGTCAGGGTACGCGCCGACCGGCCGTTCGCCTTCGCGATCGTCCACCGGCCGACGCTGATGCCGCTGTTCATCGGCCAGGTCGCCGACCCGGTCGCCAAGGGCTGA
- a CDS encoding sensor histidine kinase, translated as MEWAGRRLDAKSVADAAVAVAVALIIRYAIVDPPGPSSHWPAWSAWPVAAVVSFPVALRRRRPRAMLALACATAAAVTMAGAVAAGAIWLTFTPAVLVLYLVATTASIAWSSAGLAVCLLAEVSAVLVFYAQVFPGLDPAAAPSEIPPAWPIEIGMVTVLLTVAWAVGTVVRWRRETTARLVRHLAEAAVTDERRRIARELHDVIGHSMSLIAVKATVANHVADARPQEVRAALAVIEQTSRSTLAEIHRVLDLLRSDGDPRQARLPVPGMADLPELAVHARSAGVEVDLAVRGEAALPAAVAMSVYRIVQQALTNVVTHVGPTRCSVTVDAGGREAVIEVVDDGPRHGRPPRPGSADRGGHGLIGMRERVKMYGGTFDAGPRPEGGFRVSARLPYAPDGTPA; from the coding sequence ATGGAATGGGCTGGAAGGCGGCTCGACGCGAAGAGCGTCGCCGACGCGGCGGTGGCGGTCGCCGTGGCGCTGATCATCAGATACGCCATCGTCGATCCGCCGGGGCCGTCGTCGCACTGGCCCGCCTGGTCGGCCTGGCCGGTGGCGGCGGTCGTGAGCTTTCCGGTCGCGCTCCGGCGGCGCCGGCCGCGGGCCATGCTCGCCCTCGCGTGCGCCACGGCCGCGGCGGTGACCATGGCCGGGGCCGTCGCGGCGGGTGCGATCTGGCTGACTTTCACACCGGCCGTGCTCGTGCTGTATCTGGTGGCCACCACCGCCTCGATCGCGTGGTCGTCGGCGGGCCTGGCGGTCTGCCTGCTCGCTGAGGTGAGCGCGGTCCTGGTCTTCTACGCGCAGGTGTTTCCCGGCCTCGATCCCGCGGCGGCCCCCAGCGAGATACCGCCGGCCTGGCCGATCGAGATCGGTATGGTCACCGTCCTGCTGACCGTCGCGTGGGCCGTCGGGACGGTCGTCCGCTGGAGGCGGGAGACCACCGCCCGCCTCGTCCGCCACCTCGCCGAAGCCGCGGTGACCGACGAGCGCAGGCGCATCGCCCGGGAACTGCACGACGTCATCGGCCACAGCATGAGCCTGATCGCCGTCAAGGCCACCGTCGCCAACCATGTCGCCGACGCCCGCCCGCAGGAGGTCCGCGCCGCGCTGGCCGTCATCGAGCAGACCAGCCGCAGCACGCTGGCCGAGATCCACCGGGTGCTCGACCTGCTGCGCTCCGACGGGGATCCCCGGCAGGCCCGTCTGCCCGTGCCCGGCATGGCGGACCTGCCGGAGCTGGCCGTCCACGCCCGCTCGGCCGGGGTCGAGGTGGACCTGGCCGTCCGTGGAGAGGCCGCGTTGCCTGCCGCGGTCGCGATGTCGGTGTACCGGATCGTGCAGCAGGCCCTGACCAACGTCGTCACCCACGTGGGGCCCACCCGCTGCTCGGTCACCGTGGACGCCGGCGGACGGGAAGCGGTGATCGAGGTCGTCGACGACGGCCCCCGCCACGGCCGGCCGCCGCGGCCGGGCAGCGCCGACCGGGGCGGGCACGGCCTGATCGGTATGCGTGAACGGGTCAAGATGTACGGAGGAACGTTCGACGCGGGCCCCCGGCCCGAAGGAGGTTTTCGCGTGTCGGCCCGACTGCCCTACGCCCCGGACGGCACCCCGGCATGA
- a CDS encoding response regulator: MSGGAAPHDPSPPAQSVRVLLAEDQVLIRDSLKLLIDTAPGLTAVAEAGTGAEAVLLARRHRPDVVLMDVRMPDMDGIEATRRICADPACAGARVLILTTFDLDEYVYASLRAGASGFLLKSATATELLAAVRVVASGEALLAPTVTRRLISEFLHGPRPAPATRDLNDITQREREVLALIGKGMSNSEIAEHLHLTVGTVKTHISRLLAKLQARDRAQLVIAAYEGGLIT, translated from the coding sequence ATGAGCGGCGGCGCCGCCCCGCACGACCCGTCCCCGCCCGCGCAGTCCGTCCGGGTCCTGCTCGCCGAGGACCAGGTGCTGATCCGCGACAGCCTCAAGCTCCTCATCGACACCGCACCGGGGCTCACCGCCGTGGCCGAGGCCGGCACCGGCGCCGAAGCGGTGCTCCTGGCCCGTCGGCACCGGCCCGACGTCGTCCTCATGGACGTGCGCATGCCGGACATGGACGGCATCGAGGCGACACGGCGCATCTGCGCCGACCCCGCCTGTGCCGGCGCGCGCGTACTGATCCTCACCACGTTCGATCTGGACGAGTACGTGTACGCGTCGCTGCGGGCCGGCGCGAGCGGCTTCCTCCTCAAGAGCGCCACGGCGACCGAGCTGTTGGCCGCCGTTCGCGTCGTCGCCTCCGGTGAGGCGCTGCTCGCGCCGACCGTCACCCGCAGGCTCATCAGCGAATTCCTGCACGGCCCTCGCCCCGCCCCGGCCACGAGAGACCTCAACGACATCACCCAGCGTGAGCGCGAGGTGCTCGCCCTCATCGGAAAGGGGATGTCCAACTCCGAGATCGCCGAGCACCTGCACCTCACCGTCGGCACGGTCAAGACCCACATCAGCCGTCTCCTGGCCAAACTGCAGGCCCGCGACCGGGCCCAGCTCGTCATCGCCGCCTACGAGGGCGGGCTCATCACCTAG
- a CDS encoding nitrilase-related carbon-nitrogen hydrolase has translation MVRVAAVQFATGQDVTANLATCLRMIDSAAGRGAELIVLPEFCNHLSWYESRDHARRLACRHGDRFLDAVAGRAARHRAYVKLGVTLDRGDGRVTGASLLYGPSGTLLGEADKQVLMGAENDHLDPGTVVGPVVATPVGRLGMYACMEGVISEVTRGLALRGAQVLLNSLNSFAVDEASLHVPVRAAENRVWVIAANKVGPLLPADRAELIGAGLGIAPGWLHGAGESQVVAPDGTVVARAPRTGEAVVVADVDVALADDKVRADGTDVLACRRPALYRPIAAEPRGRRAPAGAHGVAVAVVRPRAGPGSATELLRRAAEDGVRLLVLPELCGVRAEEAARAVRGTGAHVVLSEIRGRAHEGLLVSAEGIVGRQRKLHPSARQAGRVTVFGDRLEVFALPWGRLAVVVGDDTVFPETFRLAALADADVVAAPFTPSEPWELRYGLLERAAENRLNVVAAGHDGPEGLAGAILAAPRDFTLWTAWEGPFTGRISHPVVTPVGNGDRVVRAEVHPAQAVNRHVSRGTDLVDGRPWRLADALVEGEA, from the coding sequence ATGGTGCGCGTCGCCGCGGTGCAGTTCGCAACCGGCCAGGATGTGACCGCCAACCTCGCGACCTGCCTGCGAATGATCGACTCCGCCGCCGGGCGGGGTGCCGAGCTGATCGTGCTGCCCGAGTTCTGCAACCACCTGTCCTGGTACGAGAGCCGCGACCACGCGCGCCGCCTGGCCTGCCGGCACGGAGACCGGTTCCTGGACGCCGTCGCCGGTCGCGCCGCGCGGCACCGCGCGTACGTCAAGCTCGGCGTCACCCTGGACCGCGGGGACGGCCGCGTCACGGGCGCCTCCCTGCTGTACGGGCCGTCCGGCACGCTGCTCGGCGAGGCCGACAAGCAGGTGCTGATGGGTGCGGAGAACGACCATCTGGATCCGGGGACGGTCGTGGGCCCGGTGGTGGCGACCCCGGTCGGCCGGCTGGGCATGTACGCCTGCATGGAGGGCGTGATCAGCGAGGTCACCCGCGGGCTGGCGCTGCGCGGCGCCCAGGTCCTGCTCAACAGCCTGAACTCCTTCGCCGTGGACGAGGCGAGCCTGCACGTCCCGGTCCGCGCCGCGGAGAACAGGGTGTGGGTGATCGCCGCCAACAAGGTCGGGCCGCTGCTGCCCGCCGACAGGGCGGAGCTGATCGGCGCCGGGCTGGGCATCGCGCCCGGGTGGCTGCACGGCGCGGGTGAGAGCCAGGTCGTCGCCCCCGACGGCACCGTCGTGGCCAGAGCGCCGCGGACCGGTGAGGCCGTCGTGGTGGCCGACGTCGACGTGGCCCTGGCCGACGACAAGGTCAGAGCAGACGGCACGGACGTGCTGGCCTGTCGCCGTCCCGCCCTCTACCGGCCGATCGCCGCCGAACCCCGCGGCCGCAGAGCTCCCGCCGGCGCGCACGGCGTGGCCGTGGCCGTGGTCAGGCCGCGCGCGGGGCCCGGGAGCGCGACGGAGCTCCTGCGGCGGGCGGCCGAGGACGGGGTGCGGTTGCTCGTACTGCCCGAGCTGTGCGGGGTGAGGGCCGAGGAGGCGGCGCGGGCCGTGCGCGGGACCGGCGCGCACGTGGTGCTCAGTGAGATCCGCGGCCGCGCGCACGAAGGGCTGCTGGTCTCGGCCGAGGGGATCGTGGGACGCCAGCGCAAGCTCCACCCGTCCGCGCGGCAGGCAGGGCGGGTCACCGTGTTCGGGGACCGGCTGGAGGTCTTCGCGCTGCCCTGGGGGAGACTGGCCGTCGTCGTCGGCGACGACACGGTTTTCCCGGAGACGTTCAGGCTGGCGGCACTGGCCGACGCCGACGTCGTCGCGGCGCCCTTCACCCCGTCCGAGCCGTGGGAGTTGCGGTACGGCCTGCTGGAGCGGGCCGCGGAGAACCGGCTCAACGTCGTCGCCGCCGGACACGACGGGCCGGAGGGCCTCGCCGGCGCCATCCTGGCCGCACCGCGGGACTTCACGCTCTGGACCGCCTGGGAAGGCCCGTTCACCGGCCGCATCAGCCACCCGGTCGTCACCCCGGTCGGGAACGGCGACCGCGTGGTGCGCGCCGAGGTCCACCCGGCCCAGGCCGTCAACCGGCACGTCTCGCGCGGCACCGACCTGGTGGACGGCAGGCCGTGGCGGCTCGCCGACGCGCTCGTGGAAGGAGAGGCATGA
- a CDS encoding oxidoreductase — protein sequence MRETLRHVEQMLDESPVVDVTETFERFRGMLAALKAKIDARFELTADPGSIGAYGAHPGGPGGRIDAYCGPEIDWMVHSWLGDPAAGFANLHLTVWLGPQVDVPHLGVALLLWPEGWFYQNYIPRVNLAGHGDYYDRHYAPLEADWLRFREENPDFTWFTSRAGFIRAGLSPNAYCYSFPRTRGNADVVGELLHARVDHWLRLVDGAEPVPRAGRAALAATDLAIRRNIAERDPANALGVRYFGRELTDRLVRALWGGDRVLPRPG from the coding sequence ATGAGGGAAACGCTCCGGCACGTCGAGCAGATGCTCGACGAGTCACCGGTGGTCGACGTCACCGAGACGTTCGAGCGGTTCCGCGGCATGCTCGCAGCCCTCAAAGCCAAGATCGACGCGAGGTTCGAGCTGACCGCCGATCCCGGCTCGATCGGCGCCTACGGGGCCCACCCCGGCGGGCCGGGCGGCCGGATCGACGCCTACTGCGGCCCGGAGATCGACTGGATGGTCCACTCCTGGCTGGGCGACCCGGCGGCGGGCTTCGCCAACCTGCACCTCACCGTCTGGCTCGGCCCGCAGGTCGACGTGCCGCACCTGGGCGTCGCGCTGCTCCTGTGGCCCGAGGGGTGGTTCTACCAGAACTACATCCCCCGGGTGAACCTGGCCGGGCACGGCGACTACTACGACCGCCACTACGCGCCGCTCGAGGCGGACTGGCTGCGCTTCAGGGAGGAGAACCCGGACTTCACCTGGTTCACCAGCCGGGCCGGGTTCATCCGCGCCGGCCTGTCGCCCAACGCCTACTGCTACTCCTTCCCCCGTACGCGGGGCAACGCCGACGTGGTCGGCGAGCTGCTGCACGCGCGGGTCGACCACTGGCTGCGCCTGGTGGACGGGGCCGAACCCGTGCCGCGGGCCGGCAGGGCGGCGCTGGCCGCCACCGACCTGGCGATCCGCAGGAACATCGCCGAGCGCGACCCGGCCAACGCGCTGGGCGTGCGCTACTTCGGCCGGGAGCTGACCGACCGCCTGGTCCGCGCGCTGTGGGGCGGCGACCGCGTGCTGCCGAGGCCCGGGTGA
- a CDS encoding aromatic ring-hydroxylating dioxygenase subunit alpha — MLKNFWYAVEFGHAVGRRPRRVTCLGQDFVIWRRRDGRIACLSDLCVHRGGALSMGTLVGDDSIACPYHGWEYDPDGRCVKIPANPPGRGIPRKARVDAYPVVERYGMVWAFLGDLPEDERPPIPHIPQHGDPAFRAVHWETTVEANYERTLENVIDAAHTPFVHGTAFGNPDRPQIPDFEITGDDWHAEADILLSPPPPKGLWGALARRRPRVEYVVVSNGWYLPNIVKLHVRLPFGDLVLYDHNIPLGQNRTLVKIVGYRNFFTGRWADRNAVRRIETIFEQDRPVVENQRPELLPFDLSAELHIRSDALQVAYRRRRRQLMDRGWWVGGDDIVTGDVPRREATVIASPARRDNPDLARAWVHRSRGENSVEPARSAE, encoded by the coding sequence ATGCTCAAGAACTTCTGGTACGCGGTGGAGTTCGGCCACGCGGTCGGCCGCCGGCCCCGCAGGGTCACCTGCCTCGGACAGGACTTCGTGATCTGGCGGCGCCGCGACGGCCGGATCGCGTGCCTGTCCGACCTGTGCGTGCACCGGGGAGGCGCGCTGTCGATGGGCACGCTGGTCGGCGACGACTCCATCGCCTGCCCCTACCACGGCTGGGAGTACGACCCGGACGGCAGGTGCGTGAAGATCCCGGCCAACCCGCCGGGGCGGGGCATCCCCCGTAAGGCGCGGGTCGACGCCTACCCGGTGGTCGAGAGGTACGGGATGGTGTGGGCCTTCCTCGGCGACCTGCCCGAGGACGAGCGGCCGCCGATCCCGCACATCCCCCAGCATGGGGACCCGGCGTTCCGGGCGGTCCACTGGGAGACCACGGTCGAGGCCAACTACGAGCGCACGCTGGAGAACGTGATCGACGCGGCGCACACCCCGTTCGTGCACGGCACCGCGTTCGGCAACCCGGACAGGCCGCAGATCCCCGACTTCGAGATCACCGGCGACGACTGGCACGCCGAGGCCGACATCCTGCTCAGCCCTCCGCCGCCGAAGGGCCTGTGGGGAGCGCTGGCCCGGCGCAGGCCCCGCGTGGAGTACGTCGTGGTCTCCAACGGCTGGTACCTGCCCAACATCGTCAAACTGCACGTGCGGCTGCCCTTCGGCGACCTGGTCCTCTACGACCACAACATCCCGCTCGGGCAGAACCGCACCCTGGTGAAGATCGTCGGCTACCGCAACTTCTTCACCGGCAGGTGGGCGGACCGCAACGCGGTCAGACGCATCGAGACGATCTTCGAGCAGGACCGTCCCGTCGTCGAGAACCAGCGTCCCGAACTGCTGCCCTTCGACCTGTCGGCCGAGCTGCACATCCGCAGCGACGCCCTCCAGGTCGCCTACCGGCGCCGCCGGCGGCAGCTCATGGACCGGGGCTGGTGGGTCGGCGGCGACGACATCGTCACCGGTGACGTGCCGCGCCGTGAGGCCACCGTCATCGCCTCGCCCGCCCGCCGCGACAACCCCGACCTCGCCCGTGCCTGGGTCCACAGATCCCGAGGGGAGAACTCCGTTGAGCCTGCCCGCAGCGCTGAGTGA
- a CDS encoding maleate cis-trans isomerase family protein produces the protein MTDALGRRRKFGVIVPSTNTIVEPDFYRMTVPGVTAHFGRIHIRDQDMAGDEGMERLLGQIRREIGAACERVLTCEPDYMVMGMSAETFWGGVEGSRRFVEQIHAITGLRVATGAQACERALRLYGARRIGVVTPYQPVGDDNVVRFFSEIGFEVVAIRGLRCPTAVSIAHVTESALREALEEVDTADVDAIVQCGTNLSMVALADEAERRLGKPVIAINAATWWMALRDNGIRDKVDGAGRLLREQ, from the coding sequence GTGACCGACGCGCTCGGCCGGCGCCGCAAGTTCGGCGTGATCGTCCCGTCCACGAACACGATCGTGGAGCCCGACTTCTACCGCATGACCGTCCCCGGGGTGACCGCGCACTTCGGCCGCATCCACATCCGCGACCAGGACATGGCCGGCGACGAGGGCATGGAACGGCTGCTCGGCCAGATCCGCCGGGAGATCGGCGCCGCCTGCGAGCGGGTGCTGACCTGCGAGCCGGACTACATGGTCATGGGCATGTCCGCCGAGACCTTCTGGGGTGGCGTCGAGGGCAGCCGGCGGTTCGTCGAGCAGATCCACGCCATCACCGGGCTGCGGGTGGCCACCGGCGCGCAGGCGTGCGAGCGGGCCCTGCGCCTGTACGGCGCGCGCAGGATCGGCGTGGTGACCCCGTACCAGCCGGTGGGTGACGATAACGTGGTGCGGTTCTTCTCCGAGATCGGCTTCGAGGTCGTCGCGATCAGGGGCCTGAGGTGCCCGACGGCCGTCTCGATCGCGCATGTCACCGAGTCCGCGCTCCGGGAGGCGCTGGAGGAGGTCGACACGGCGGACGTGGACGCGATCGTGCAGTGCGGGACGAACCTGTCCATGGTCGCCCTGGCCGACGAGGCCGAACGCCGGCTCGGCAAACCGGTCATCGCCATCAACGCCGCCACCTGGTGGATGGCGCTGCGCGACAACGGCATCCGCGACAAGGTGGACGGCGCCGGCCGCCTCCTGCGCGAGCAGTAG
- a CDS encoding alpha/beta hydrolase — translation MAPSTGFTRRLCAALAAAALAAATVTAPSTALAGDDPVSAAVSPGLVGRYETRIGDDPATVHYPVGRGAVPVALLLQGANVPAGSYGRFAGIVAGFGFAVAVPDHRRAVGPVSGLFPEQVQVNAVAAWAEAENSREGSPIAGRLDAGRLVLLGHSFGAAAGLFAVGNTCAVPFCSGPVYRRPASLRAAVFHGAGTAAPGGGTVPIDNTGVPVALIQGGMDGVNPPAVARATYDGLGSPPKAFVTVTGANHFGLTDTQTPPGALPDPSPQALPQQESIDAAARWSALFLRASLGDPLAAAYVYGFGDASDDDVTVVSRR, via the coding sequence ATGGCCCCATCGACCGGATTCACCCGCCGGCTGTGTGCCGCGCTGGCCGCCGCGGCACTGGCCGCGGCGACCGTGACGGCACCCTCGACGGCTCTCGCCGGCGACGACCCGGTGTCCGCCGCGGTGTCGCCCGGCCTGGTCGGCCGCTACGAGACCCGGATCGGCGACGACCCGGCCACCGTCCACTACCCGGTGGGCCGCGGGGCCGTCCCGGTCGCCCTGCTGCTGCAGGGCGCCAACGTCCCTGCGGGAAGCTACGGCAGGTTCGCCGGGATCGTCGCCGGTTTCGGCTTCGCGGTGGCCGTCCCCGACCATCGGCGTGCCGTCGGCCCGGTCTCCGGGCTCTTCCCCGAGCAGGTCCAGGTCAACGCCGTCGCGGCGTGGGCCGAGGCGGAGAACTCCCGTGAGGGCTCCCCGATCGCCGGGCGGCTGGACGCCGGCCGGTTGGTGCTGCTCGGCCACTCCTTCGGCGCGGCCGCCGGGCTCTTCGCCGTCGGCAACACCTGCGCGGTCCCGTTCTGCTCCGGCCCCGTCTACCGCCGCCCCGCGTCCCTGCGGGCCGCGGTGTTCCACGGGGCCGGCACCGCGGCGCCCGGCGGCGGAACCGTCCCCATCGACAACACCGGGGTGCCGGTCGCCCTGATCCAGGGAGGCATGGACGGGGTCAACCCGCCCGCAGTGGCCCGGGCGACCTACGACGGCCTCGGCTCGCCACCCAAGGCGTTCGTCACGGTGACCGGAGCCAACCACTTCGGCCTCACCGACACCCAGACCCCGCCCGGGGCCCTGCCCGACCCCTCGCCGCAGGCCCTGCCGCAGCAGGAGAGCATCGACGCGGCGGCCAGGTGGAGCGCGCTGTTCCTGCGCGCCTCCCTCGGCGACCCGCTGGCCGCGGCCTACGTCTACGGTTTCGGCGACGCCTCCGACGACGACGTCACGGTGGTCTCCCGGCGCTGA
- a CDS encoding helix-turn-helix transcriptional regulator yields MLASLGLDATAEAVYRAMLTRPRDGVTALAAHLALTEEEVRRSLDTLSELTLVRPSYEYERQLRAVSPDIGMEILMARQQAELAAQQQRLEASRVAAAQMIAEFADLTSPVRHPEVERLIGLDAIRDRIASLARALDTEILTFAPGGAHRAETIEASKPQDEALLTRGVRMRAVYLNSIRNSSTTLAYVAWLAELGGEVRTAPELPTRMIIFDGRTALIPVDSNDSAASAVLLTGQGTLAALCALFETVWAKAQPLSEPVMHDASGLSAQEAAVIHLLAQGFTDEAIAKRLGVSPRTARRLASELMDRLGARSRFEFGMRAVQQGWLPKQQ; encoded by the coding sequence ATGCTCGCTTCACTCGGCTTGGACGCCACCGCGGAGGCGGTTTACCGCGCCATGCTCACCCGTCCGCGCGACGGTGTGACGGCCCTGGCGGCCCATCTGGCCCTGACCGAGGAAGAGGTCCGGCGCAGCCTGGACACCCTGAGTGAGCTGACGCTGGTACGCCCCTCCTACGAGTATGAGAGACAACTGCGGGCGGTCTCCCCAGACATCGGTATGGAGATCTTGATGGCACGCCAGCAGGCGGAGCTGGCCGCCCAGCAGCAGCGCCTGGAGGCGTCCCGGGTCGCCGCCGCGCAAATGATCGCCGAATTCGCCGATCTCACCTCTCCGGTCCGCCACCCCGAGGTGGAGCGGCTGATCGGATTGGACGCGATCCGCGACCGGATCGCGTCCCTGGCCCGCGCACTGGACACCGAGATCCTGACTTTCGCGCCCGGGGGCGCCCACCGGGCGGAGACCATCGAAGCCTCCAAACCCCAGGACGAGGCCCTGCTCACCCGTGGTGTGCGGATGCGGGCCGTCTATCTCAACAGCATCCGCAACAGTTCGACCACGCTGGCGTACGTGGCCTGGCTGGCCGAACTCGGAGGTGAGGTGCGCACCGCCCCCGAGCTGCCCACCCGAATGATCATTTTCGACGGCAGGACCGCCCTGATCCCCGTCGACAGCAACGACTCCGCCGCCAGCGCCGTCCTGCTCACCGGGCAGGGCACCCTGGCCGCCCTGTGCGCACTGTTCGAGACCGTCTGGGCCAAAGCCCAGCCCCTCAGCGAGCCCGTCATGCACGACGCGAGCGGCCTGAGCGCCCAGGAAGCCGCGGTGATCCACCTGCTGGCCCAGGGGTTCACCGATGAGGCGATCGCCAAACGGCTCGGCGTCTCACCCCGTACCGCACGGCGTCTCGCCTCGGAACTGATGGACCGCCTGGGGGCACGCAGCCGGTTCGAGTTCGGCATGCGGGCGGTCCAGCAAGGGTGGTTGCCGAAACAGCAGTAG
- a CDS encoding threonine aldolase family protein encodes MTSDAESSGADVSGERGDAAENSGSVTTPSRSEGTAGNKEKRGKKAVREAKRVLARPAATLSLGERLSSLAEQAAAVYDLSSPIDTYGDGVVADLERRVAQLLGKEDAAFFPTGTMAQQVVLRCWAERTGNNRVVLHPLSHPEVFEANAFERVSGLYPVRATGAPRQPTAEEIRGLPESFGALMLELPLRDAGYLLPTWDELVGVTEAARERGAVVHFDGARLWECTTHFGRPLEEIAALADTVYVSFYKSLDGISGAAVAGPRSLIEETRIWRHRYGGRVVQQFPAALSALVGLERELPRLPEYVAHARLVAAAMAEGFRDTRLGWFKVRPEVPHTHQFQVWLPFAAETLEAAVIRQAEESGIALFQSPWWEPGVPPGIALTEVTVSAAGLEWTPADVRAAVCDFVRHVETSPVT; translated from the coding sequence ATGACCAGCGACGCAGAAAGTTCCGGGGCCGACGTGAGCGGTGAGCGCGGTGACGCCGCCGAAAACAGCGGCAGCGTGACGACCCCGAGCAGAAGCGAAGGCACCGCGGGAAACAAGGAGAAGCGCGGGAAGAAGGCCGTGCGGGAGGCGAAACGAGTCCTCGCCCGGCCCGCCGCAACCCTCTCGCTGGGCGAGCGCCTCTCCTCGTTGGCCGAGCAGGCAGCCGCGGTCTACGACCTCTCCTCTCCCATCGACACCTACGGCGACGGCGTCGTGGCCGACCTGGAGCGGCGGGTGGCGCAACTGCTGGGGAAGGAGGACGCGGCTTTCTTCCCCACCGGCACCATGGCCCAGCAAGTCGTGCTGCGCTGCTGGGCGGAGCGCACGGGAAACAACCGGGTGGTGCTCCATCCGCTCTCCCATCCCGAGGTCTTCGAGGCGAACGCCTTCGAGAGGGTGAGCGGTCTGTATCCGGTGCGGGCCACGGGGGCGCCGCGTCAGCCGACCGCCGAGGAGATCCGCGGGCTGCCGGAGTCGTTCGGCGCGCTGATGCTCGAACTGCCGCTGCGTGATGCCGGCTACCTGCTGCCCACGTGGGATGAGCTGGTCGGGGTCACCGAAGCGGCGCGGGAGCGGGGTGCGGTCGTGCACTTCGACGGCGCCAGGTTGTGGGAGTGCACGACGCACTTCGGACGTCCGCTGGAGGAGATCGCCGCCCTGGCCGACACCGTGTACGTCTCCTTCTACAAGTCGCTCGACGGGATCTCCGGCGCCGCGGTGGCCGGACCGCGCTCGCTGATCGAGGAGACGAGGATCTGGCGGCACCGGTACGGAGGAAGGGTCGTCCAGCAGTTCCCCGCGGCGCTTTCCGCCCTCGTCGGGCTCGAGCGCGAACTGCCCCGGCTGCCGGAGTACGTGGCGCACGCGCGGCTGGTGGCGGCCGCCATGGCCGAGGGGTTCCGGGACACGCGCCTGGGGTGGTTCAAGGTGCGACCGGAGGTGCCGCACACCCATCAGTTCCAGGTGTGGCTGCCGTTCGCCGCCGAGACGCTGGAAGCCGCCGTGATACGGCAGGCGGAGGAGAGCGGGATCGCGCTCTTCCAGTCGCCGTGGTGGGAGCCGGGAGTCCCGCCGGGGATCGCCCTCACGGAGGTGACGGTGAGCGCGGCGGGCCTGGAGTGGACCCCGGCCGACGTCCGCGCCGCGGTGTGCGACTTCGTCCGTCACGTGGAGACCTCGCCCGTCACATAG